The Solanum pennellii chromosome 7, SPENNV200 DNA segment GTGTCTAGACTCTTGATATATGTATCTCGGACACATGTATTTATCATATCTAGActctagatacatgtatctcggATATATTAGATCaaaattaagtgtaatttattCTAGACACATTATATTCCAGTGGATTCACATATATTTGAttctctcactcgcctctctccctcgCTCACTCATTTTTCTTCctatgtatttgtatttcaaAAATGTCTAATATTTTACATATACTATCTCACTCGCCTCCCTCCTATTTCACTCACCGCTCTTCTTTCCAATGtactaaaagaaaaagggatTAGTTGTATAGAATATCAaactaataatgtaaaataaatacagTATCTATCGTTTGATTTGTTTGTGTTTCTTAGTAAAcagtttgatttatttgtgttcttTAGCAAACTGTTTGCTAGTGTCGcttgcctctctcgctttatacaatataattgtataaattatgtttctatttgtataaagcgagagaaaattgtatatacacatgtaaTTACATATATCtccgtcctatacacttataattatacaatacaaatattttcctgCCCAGATCTCTTTTGtcattctctctttctcgttttatacaattcgattacaatttctctctttctcgtttcatacaattcgattcaattgtatattccctgcccaagtcttttttgtctttctctctttctcattttatacatattcaaattgtataaaatttctctctttctcattttatacaattcgattcaattgtatacaaaccTGGAGAGAAaccaacaaattatacaattgcgtctttgtatatatgtatagcaaaaTGGGCATGTCTTtcagttgtatatgtatagaattatacatttatatatttgctatggagcgtaattatacaaactttactataatatacaaatttgaattttatatttgctatatgtgaaaattatCGTAAGAAAAACTACATACATAATGGTGTATCTcacttaaaatttaatataaaattattcattagtGAGACGCGGAGGGGAGTACTAAGATTGACTAGTTGGGCCGTTGCACTACATAAGATATAAAGCCAACCATTGAAATTTCAAATCACAATTCCCCGCCAACCAAAATTCTCTTCAATTTTTCCCCCAATCTCCCATCTGGATTATCCCTGTGTAAGCGTACAAGCTCAGAATCGAGAAATTCTTTGCCTGTAACTTGCAGTTATGCGGAATAGTTGATGTTCATTGAAGCAGGGAGGGATCTATGGAGAGTGGAATGGTATCAGTGGATCGTTGGACTGCTGGAAGCCAAGTATACTTTCTAACTCACCTTCATGCCGATCATTTGAGTGGACTCACTTCAAAATGGTCCCGGGGACCCCTTTACTGCTCCCGCATTACTGCTAAGCTCTTACCCATTAAATTCCCAGGATTCAACCTTTCTCTTCTTCACATTGTTGAAATTGGTCAATGGCACTCTGTGTCTTTGCTATCTCCTTCCTCGGGTTCCTCTACTACTGTCTCTTTCATGGCTATTGATGCTCATCATTGCCCTGGTATATAGCAGTACTAGGcgcaattttattttttttttgcactcCAACTGTTTGATTAATTTCTCATGTGATGCAAGTTTTCATGTAATTCAATATCTGCAGTTTGCTGTGGAAATAAGATTAATGGGTAGTTGCAATTTTGACTTGAATAGATATTCGCtgacaaaattaattataaaaggGGATTCTTTTAGCTGACCTAACAATTAGTCTTTAGTACTGTTGTAAATTGACCCGTTCTCGGTTGAAAGTATGGGTATAACGAAGTGCTGGTGATTCCTTTTCTAATGGTGAGTATATATTTCTTGGAGTGTTAATATTCAGAACCTTTTTGTTGTTCATTTTTCTCCTTATGGTTATGGGGCAAAAGAGGGGTTTTGTGGTGCTGTTGTGTGTTGGGGGTGGTTTATATGCTGTTGTAAAGTTAAAGAAGACGTGACATGATTTTTGTATCTCTCTGTAGTATTTTAAAACTGTATTTGTAGTGTTTAGCTCTTAAGATGTTTGGCCTTTATACTTGCTTGGAATCTCATTCCTGTCACAACAGAACCTTACATATTATAATGCTTGTAGTTGTAACGACTTATTATCATGCTTAAATTGCTAGAGGTTGTACCATTTCTTCTGCTAAAGTATAAGCACTGATACAGGAGCAGTAATGTATCTGTTTCGTGGTGAATTTGGCTGCACACTCTATACTGGGGATTTCCGTTGGGAGAGCACAAGTGGGAGAGCACAAACTGGAAGGACCATGCTGCTTAAAGCTATGAAGGATGTACAGCTCGACATGCTTTACTTGGATAATACTTATTGTAACCCAACATATTGTTTTCCTTCACGTGAAGTTGCTGCTAGACAGGTGAATGCTCTTTTCATATTTCCGTCTTTTTTGGCAGCAATTTTTTTGTGTAAAGACATTGTTGGTGTACTGTGACCAGTTGATTGAGTGTTTAATTCAATGAATGTGGTTTCTTTACGTGTATCATTTCCTTGTATACCTAAAGCTCTGTTGAACTTTTCTTTAGCATAATTTTCTTACATCAAAAGATTATTCTGATCAGAACAATTTTAAAAAGTCTTTTGCTTAGATGTTTAGCTTTTTTTCTATGGATTTATCCAGTAGTTCACTTAATTTAGTGTGCAATATATGCTTTTATTGCTGTTATTTTGTAAAAATCATCAAACATCCTGTGTCTTATGCCATGTTAATAAATTTTAGTTCCCTTTTCAGTCTCAAGCTGTGAAGTTTTAACTTGTAGAAGCGGTTTAATGATTTTGCTTCTTTTCCGTATGAACATGTTTGATGAAGTTACAGTATATAATATTGACAAATTGGCTTAATTTCTGATAAATGATTCCAGGTTTTAAGCATCATATCCTCTCATCCTAATCATGATGTTGTCATTGCTGTTGACACACTAGGGAAAGAAAATCTTCTGCTGTACATATCACGTGTCCTGAAAACAAAGGTACTTTCCTACCTTTACGATATAACCTTTACTACATAATCAATACTACAATTTCTTTTGCGAGTCAATATTATGAGATCCAAAGTTTACCAGAACTTACAAGTTTATCTTAATGGTCAGTAGAAATGCGGTTATCCTGGCAATAAGTTTCTATGTTCTGTTGTTTGGAGTTAGTAATACTAACGTAGGATACCAGTAGATATCATCATTACACCTAGTAAGTAAATCTTCAGATTGTTTCCTTCTGAAAATTAGTAGTATACTTGTGTTTGAAGCTAAAAATGATATTCTTTTTATTGTGTGCTCTCGGACACTGCTGACCCATTGTCAAGTATTTGTGCTTCAACTGCTCTTCAACTGTCCTGCAGATTTGGGTGTGGCCAGAACGATTACAAACTATGCATCTTCTTGGGTTCCATGACATCTTTACGACAAAAACTTCAGTGACAAGGATTCGTGCTGTTCCTCGTTATAGTTTTAACATTGAGACTCTGGAGGGACTAAATACAATGCGTCCGACCATAGGGATCATGCCATCTGGTCTCCCTTGGGCGCCAAAAGCTTTCAGAGGAATGGAAAAACTTCCCTTGGGATCTCCTCCATTGCTCCTTCATAACAGGTGGCACACTGGTGTTACAACCTCTAGTACCTCAAGCAAGACAAATGGAGGTTCATTAAGTTCAGGGAGACATGATCATTACATATATACAGTTCCATATTCTGATCACTCATGCTTTTCAGAGTTACAAAAATTTGTTGAGTTTGTCAAACCAATTAATATCAAAGGCATCGTATCTTCATCTGCTTGTAATGTTGACCCCCTTTACCACTTTGGAAGCATTTGTCGAATCCAACAAGCATCAGAGCTCTTATGCCAGAGGCTCAGAATTAAGAGATCTGAAAAAGTTGGAGTCATTGACATGAAGTCTTCCTTTGGATGCACCGGCACGATGCAATTAGGGcggaaaaagagaaagagacaaATTTCTAGAGCAGCTATTCATGTTAGTAGGGTGAGGTTGTTGAGAAGAGAGAGGCAAGGAGTAAAGATTGTGGATACAAATCCTGATTAAAGTAGTAGATGTCCTTCCCTTGCTATTTTTAAATACACAGGTTCTGAAGTCATTCCTGTGTGTAATGATGTTGAACTTGCTGTCAGTAGAAGCAGCAAAGGAAATCTAGTTTAGATTTTAACTTGTACGTCTCGAGATCATCTATCAAATTTGAAGAGGTCAAGAGTTTGGTTTCCTACTTGGTTCCACATAGTTCATATTACTTTGTTAAACTTTTGTCAGGATTGTGGACAAATTAATATCtcaatattttaatacactCTAACAGGAAGTATACTCCATTTGTACAAATGCAACCTCCTTAGAAGATCTAATAGCAAAATATACTCTTTGACCTGTTATATTTGTTACAAAGATTTAGTTTGGTATACAAGATCAGATTGCATGATATGCTATTGTTGTCCAGAATTTCCGTGGAAGAGTGTTTGCATCCACCAAAGGTGTTGCTACTTCAAATATTCTGTGATTTACTTCTTCAGATAATTCGTTTGATAGATTGCTGAAAGATAATTGACACACCTGAATGTGAGtttctgtttctttttaatAGTTAATGCAAATATTCAGCAGTTCCTTCTTCTGCAGTGAAGGAATAAAGAGATTAAATGTTTGCCGATGGTTCTCTGTTAAGGAAATAGTTTGTTGGTTCTTGACTGGTGACACTACAGTGGTCCTCTTTTCTAGAGAGATCAATACGATCCACCATGGGTCCATAGTCTCATATATGACATGTAAACTAGATTGCtagagaaacttatatatattcGCTGGATGATAAAAGCAGcatctttctctctcttttcttttgtgtttgTGTGAATTGTTTGATGCTGGATGTTTCTGACTCTCTTGCAGTGAAGTTCCAACCCCCAGGAAATGCTAGCCAATCATCCCAGTTAATGTTGTATCCAGTGGCCACCAAGTATGGTTCCAGACAGGATGCTCCACTGCAAAGTCTGGTATAGGAATTCTCACATAACAAAACATTTTATACCTGTTTCGTCTTTGTGAACTTTTTTTAGCAGGCATTTAATCGTGTCAGTTTGAAGGGAGTTCAGTTGCAGTTCTTTCTTTAGTTGAGTTAAATACTTACAATTAAGTTGGATTGAAGTGTACACATTTTAGCCTGAGGAAGATGCATACATATTTATGTACTTAACTATCTAGTTCAAGATCTAGCTCTGTGAGCTACACTTTGTTTGACAATATAATAACATGACTTTAAGACATGGTTGGTGACAAATGTTTCTTCATGATAAAAGAAGTTACATAGCCTTAGACACATAAACGTTCTTTTTGTACTTTGCAACCTGCAAATATCAAATTTGGATGAGAAAGAAGGAAAAGGgcaaaaagaaaatgatcaagCTATTTGATATCTGACTGAGTCTTTGGCGTGTGAATGGATTCAAAGTTATAATATTCCAACTTGCAGTTAATGCAGGGGGATTGCGGCTTCAAGTCCTTCATAATCAGAGTATTTTAAGGTTCCAACTTCAAAGGTGCGTTTGTTTTCATTCTTGCTGAATTGACATGACTGGCGTGGAATTACAGCGTAGttgtggaaaaaaaaaaggttctgGTAGTCAACATCTGTTGCTTTCTGATTAATAAGACTACCATTCAGCAGTATTaaatagaatattttatttcttgctgAGTTTCTTTTTTGAGTCCTAGGATATATCGgaaatatttttctactttcACAAGATAGGGATAAGAATCTGTACGCACCAACCTCCTGAAACCCCAGAAGTGGATTAGCATCCTAGCTTTAACACCTTCTTTATCTCTCTTAAACAACTGTTCCTTGTAGGAAATCGCTTCATTAGTTTTAagattaaaatgatttaaatttataaatcttaCTTAAAATACCATCTGATCCATTTGCACATTTCTGTGTTACCTTATTTGCTTAGTGTATATTTCCTATGGAACACAAATTGTAGATTACTTGATCAATTAGTAAATGcagtataaatataaacataGTACTTGATCAAATAGTACTCCTCATCTTCTTTGCGGACTTGCTGCAGTGGTATAGCTATATAGATGGAAGGGTGATAAGTTGTCCATCTTTCATcggaaaaatatatattttaggattGTGTgggaaaaattgaaattatgtaATCCTTTCGTTCATCTTAGGAAATCAGTAGATACAGTGTGTAGTTTATTAAACTATACTTACTTAATAATGTTTATTGATAATTAAACACTATTAAAAAGATGAAACGTAAGAGTATAGTTGAAAAAATCACGCAATTTTTgtgtttgaattttaaaaatgacaCTTATTTTTAATCGGATGTACTTTTTAAGTTGGCTATAGTTTTATTCTATGTACAAAGTCATGAAAAGTAAATGGTAAAATGATTATCACCTAAATGGTTGAgtctaaactaagagtatttcGTATTAGTCCATTTTTATCTGTGCCCAATTCACACGAAATGTGAAAAAGGACGTGAATGGTTGGCCAATGAATTGTAGTAGTATTGCCAATCAGTAGCTTTCTTgcacaatttattttatattaatataaatcaatcatgtcaatatataattaattttatattttatattcatttattgcTCGTTAtcttagaagaaaaaaattggtgtATACTGTATACTTATTTGGTAAGAGAAACCTACTGGACATCTGGATCCACTTTAGTGGCGGTTGGCTaagcatttatttttctccacTAAAAGTTAATGTGGGTAGCTGAGACTTCTTCAATTTGATAGTGACTTATCAAATTATGATTAATGCTAATGGAATTATCGGATTTAGCTAAACTAGGGTGTGTGTTTGGTAATGTTTTGTCGAAaaacatatgttttttttaaaggtattcaatacataaatacaacaaaaaaattatcttacgaatatatatatgtaatttagcAAAAGACTACACGAAGGGAGTACGTTTCAAGGGTGGTGAGGATAAGTTGGTCAAGGGGTTGGGGACGCTGGATGGATGAGGAGAAGACAATAAACTTGAAATGTCATAGATATCAAGTAATCCTGTCCACCATATCTTAGATCAAATGAgaagaaatcatctaataatTTGTTGGGAATTTAACTTGAGATCTCATAGTGCTTTAGCCCACTTTGTTGACCATTAAACCATATTTTTGAGTGTCTTAAAATATAACTTGCGAAATTATTTCTTCCTgactttttagaaaatatttttcaaaacgcctatcaaatatgaaaatatttttacaaacaCATCTAGGTGAATGTCATTTTTGAACTTTTAATAATCTCCATTGGTATATTAGGCGCTATAATGGGTGAGTAAAAAATCTTTAGCCTTGACTTTTCTTCCTCATACATAGCAAGTGGGGAGAATCTCTTCCAGCTGTGTTTTCCTTTGGCTCATAGAATTACTATCATGTCCCTGGATTTTCATACTTTgaattattgaatatatttgttCTGGAGTGAATTTCAAGGACTTGCTGATGGTTGAAAAAACAGCCATACCTCATGCTATTGTGcatcaataacatattcatattttaatggTTGACCCattctttatatgaaagatttgTTCTGTTCAGCTATGTCATAAATGAAGTTTTATGATGTAggacaaatttaaatatttgtctATAATGCTATCAGTTCGTCACCGTCGACAACAGAATATTTGATGTCTGGCATAGATTATATGTTTGGTAAATTATGACATTTAATCCGAAAACTTGCTCCttaaatgaattgatttttaatttctGTCCCTAGCAATCGAACTTATGCCTACCAAATTATGAAATTCTCATTAATCTACTGTTCCCACATAGAAGATTGAATTTGACAACGTAAATCTGGTAATGTAAACATGGTACTATTGCTAGTTAAAGGttcattttcctcattttttgaTCGGAAGTAAGTCTATGTTCTTGTTTAAAACAACTATTTTCTagtttttaattcaattattgtTTCTCTAATCACTTCTTTATTTAATAGagtactaattttttattttggacaGAGGGATTAAGGGTGAAAAAGTCAATTTAAGATTGTCCTGTTGACTTGACACCAGCAGTCATATGAAAGTTTATTTGTCCATTTTCAAACTGACCCATTCTTCAAGATAATCCCATGAATGGCTTCTCCCAAAAAGTGATATAAATCTCTCTGTCCTCTGCACAATCTTTGAGCAGCCATGGAGATCAAAAACAattcttttctcctcttctctttGTTGTACCTATGTCTCTCTCTCAAAACCTATCTCTCCATTGAAGCTGCTGACACCATTTCCGCAAATCAATCCCTTTCTGGGGACCAAACAATTATCTCTTCAAATGGGAAATTTAAGCTTGGTTTCTTCAAACCAGGTAGTTCTCCCAACTACTACATAGGCATGTGGTATGATAAAGTGTCTGAAAAAACTGCTGTTTGGGTTGCAAACAGGGAAAAACCAGTTCTTGATAAGAATTCTGCAGAGTTAAAGATCTTAGATGGTAATTTGGTACTGGTGGATGAATCTCAAACTCCAATTTGGTCCACAAATATCAGTTCCAGCAACTCGAGTTCTGTTGTAGCAGTCCTCCAAGATGATGGAAATTTGATCTTGACAGATGGGTCTAATTCAACACCACCACTTTGGCAAAGTTTTAATAACCCCACCAATACTTGGTTGCCTGGTTCTAAACTTTCTTACAATAAAGTTACCAGAACAAAGCAGCTTCTTACTTCATGGAAGAGTGCAGATGACCCTGCACCTGGGCTGTATTCACTTGAACTCGACCCAAATGAGAAGCAGTATATTATCAAGTTCAATAGAAGTGTGGAATATTGGAATACTGGACCATGGAATAATCGAATTTTCAGAGATGTGCCTGAGATGAGGACTAACTATATTTACAATTTTAGCTATGAGGACAATCAAAATGAAAGCTATTTTACATATTCCCTTTATGATGATTCTATCATATCAAGATTCATTATGGATGGCTCTGGACAGAT contains these protein-coding regions:
- the LOC107024681 gene encoding 5' exonuclease Apollo, with translation MESGMVSVDRWTAGSQVYFLTHLHADHLSGLTSKWSRGPLYCSRITAKLLPIKFPGFNLSLLHIVEIGQWHSVSLLSPSSGSSTTVSFMAIDAHHCPGAVMYLFRGEFGCTLYTGDFRWESTSGRAQTGRTMLLKAMKDVQLDMLYLDNTYCNPTYCFPSREVAARQVLSIISSHPNHDVVIAVDTLGKENLLLYISRVLKTKIWVWPERLQTMHLLGFHDIFTTKTSVTRIRAVPRYSFNIETLEGLNTMRPTIGIMPSGLPWAPKAFRGMEKLPLGSPPLLLHNRWHTGVTTSSTSSKTNGGSLSSGRHDHYIYTVPYSDHSCFSELQKFVEFVKPINIKGIVSSSACNVDPLYHFGSICRIQQASELLCQRLRIKRSEKVGVIDMKSSFGCTGTMQLGRKKRKRQISRAAIHVSRVRLLRRERQGVKIVDTNPD